GTCGAGATCGATGGGCTGCGGCTGCCCGGCGTCCACGTGCACACGGACCATCCCGCGGTGAGTTGCCTCGCCTCGCAGTACGCCGGCTGGGCGATCCGGCCGGAGGGGTACTTCGCCATGGGCTCGGGCCCGCTGCGCGCGATCGCACGCGTGGAGCACGAGCTGTACGAGCGGCTGGGCTACGGCGAGCCGGCGGACGGCCGCGGCGTCCTGGTGCTCGAGGGCCGCACGCCGCCGGATGACGCCGTGGCCGCGTACGTGGCCGAGAAGTCCGGCGTCGCGGTGGAACGCCTCACCTTCCTCATCGCGCCCACCGCCTCCCTCGCCGCAAGCGTGCAGGTCTCGGCCCGCGTCGTCGAGACGGCGCTCCACAAGCTGCTCGAGCTCGGCTTCGACGTCCGCCGGGTCGTGAGCGGGTCCGGCACCGCGCCCGTGGCGCCGGTCGCGAAGAACGACATCCGGGCGATCGGCCGCACGAACGACTGCGTGCTCTACGGCGGCGTCGTCCACCTCACGGTGGACGCCGAAGACGACGAACTCGCGGAGCTGGTGCCGCGGGTCCCATCCTCCGCATCGCCGGACTACGGCACGCCGTTCTACGAGACGTTCGAGCGCTACGGCGGCGACTTCTACAAGGTGGACCCGCACCTCTTCAGCCCCGCGGAAGTCTACATCACCAACCTCTCCAGCGGCAGGACGTTCCACGCGGGACGCCTGGACGCAGACGTCCTGCGCCGCTCGTTCCTGTCCTGAGCCGGCGCATGGACGTGGCCATCCTGAGCGCGCGCCGCGGCTGGCACACCGCGGAGCTCGAGCGCGCGCTCTGCGCGCGCGGCCATCGCGCGCGGGTGCTGCCGTTCGACGGGCTCCGGGCGAGGATCGGGGCCGCGCCGCGGCTGTCGGCCGGCGGCGTCTCGCTGGACGACGTGGACGCGGTGCTCGTCCGCATCATCCCGCGCGGCTCGCTGGAGCAGATCATCTTCCGGGTCGACGCGCTCCACCGGCTGGTCCGCGCCGGCATCCCGGTGCTCAACCCGCCGAGCGCCATCGAGCGTACCGTGGACAAGTACTACACGTCGTCGCTGCTCGAAGAGGCCGGGATCCCTACGCCGTACACGGTGGTCGCGGAGCGGATGGACGATGCGCTCGCCGCGTTCCGCGAGTTGGGCGACGTCGTGGTCAAGCCGCTCTTCGGCTCGAACGGCCGCGGGATGGTGCGCATCAGCGATGAAGAGATCGCCTACCGCGTCTTCCGCGCGCTGGAACTGGAGGGGGCCATCTATTACATTCAGCGCGCCATCCCCCACGAGGGTCGAGACATCCGTGCGTTCGTGGTCGGCGACCGCGTCGTGGCCGCGATGTGGCGCTGCGCCGACCACTGGTGCACCAACCTGGCGCGCGGCGCGCGGGCCGAGCCGGCGACGCTGCCCCCCGCCTGGGAGGAGCTGAGTCTCCGCGCCGCCCGCGCCGTCGGTGCGGAGATCGCCGGCGTCGATCTGCTCCCCACCGCGAGCGGCGAGGTCTACGTCTTGGAGGTCAACGGCATTCCCGGCTGGCGCGGGCTCCAGCAGACCACATCCACCGACATCGCCGATGCGATCGTCGCTCACCTCGAGCGGCGTGCGAGCGGCTCCTGACGGCCTGGCCCATGGGTTTCCGCAGCGACATCGCGGTGGCGGCCCAGATCGCGTGTCTCCTCGAGGCCAGCGCGCCGAAGCCGGGGAACGTGAACCGTTACCACGACTTCGCGGACACGACGTTCGAGGACTTCCTGCTGAGCGCCGCGGCGGTGGGCCCCGCGATGGGCCGCGCGGGCGGCGTGGGTGTGGGGCGCACGATCCTGCGGGCGGTGCGGGACACGCGGCGGTTCGTGCGGACGAACACGAACCTCGGGATCATCCTGCTGCTGGCCCCGCTCGCCCGGGCCGCGGCGGGCGCGGGCGGATCGCTGCGGAGCCGCCTGGCCCGGGTCCTGGCCGAGCTGGACGTGGAGGACGCGCGGGCGGCGTACGCCGCGATCCGGCTGGCGCAGCCGGCCGGCCTGGGTCGCGTCCAGGACCAGGACGTGCGTGAGGAGCCGACCGTGTCGCTCCGGGAGGCGATGGCCCTCGCCGCGCCGCGGGACACGATCGCGCGCGAGTACGTGACCGACTACGCCGTCACCTTCGAGACCGGCGTCCCGGCGCTGTGCCGCGCTCGCGAGCAAGGCCTCGACTGGGCGGCCGCGGTCACCGAGACGTACCTATCGCTGCTCGCGGCCGTGCCGGACACGCTGATCGCGCGCAAGTGCGGCGAGGAGGCGGCGCGCGAGGTCAGCCGCGAGGCGGCCCGCGTGCTCGCCGCCGGCGAGCCGGACAGCGTCGAGCGGCGGGAGGCGCTCGCCCGGTTCGACGCGTCGCTGCGTCGGGAGGGCAACGCGCTCAACCCCGGCACCACGGCGGACCTGACCGCCGCAACGCTCTTCGTCCACTTCCTCGAGCAGTCCCCGGGCGCCGCGCGCCCGACCCACGGAGGTCCGAGATGGCCGCGTACAGAGTCGTCGTAGAGAAGGACTACCTCGTGTTCGCCGCCGGGCACTTCATCACCTACGGCGACCAGTGCGAGGGGCTGCACGGCCACAACTACCGCGCGCGGGTCGAGGTCGAGGGCGAGCTGGACGAGAACAGCTACGTCTTCGACTTCGTCACGCTGAAGCGGATCATGCGGCGGCTGGTGGACGAGATCGATCACAAGATGCTGTTGCCGCTCGACAACCCGTTCCTCGAGCTCCGCGAGGCGAACGGCGAGGTCGAGGTGCGGTACCGGGACCGGCGGTACGTCTTCCCGCGGGACGACGTGGTGCTCCTGCCGATCCCGAACACCACCGCCGAGATGCTGGCCACGTACCTCGCCGGCCGGCTGAAGGCCGAGCTCGCGCAGCACGGCAAGGGCAACCTGACGGCGCTGGCCGTGGAGGTGGAGGAGTCGTTCGGCCAGTCGGCGTGGTATCGCGAGCCGCTGAAGCCGTGAGCGCGGCGGATCCTCGCTGAGCCCGGCGGATCAGCGCCGGGCGGCGAGCCGGGCGATGTCGGCGCGGGTGATGCGGCCGCGGTGGATGGCGGTCCCCACCAGCGCCGCGGCGCAGCCGATGGCCGCGAGCGCGTCCAGGTCGGCGGGCCCCGCAACGCCGCCGCCGGCGATCAGGGCGATGTCCGGGAGTCCGGCGCGGAGCCGGCGCAGCAGGTCGAGCGGCGGGCCGAGTCCCTGGCCAACCCGTGCGAGGTCGAGCACGATCACCTGCCGGGCGCCCTGCGCCGCGGCGGCTGCAGCGAGGGCCACGGGCGTGGAGGGGACGAGGGCGGGGGAGGCGGCGATGGGCTGGCCCGCCCGGAGGTCGAGGCTGAACGTGACGCGCTCGGGGCCGACCGCGCGAACGATGGCGCCCAGCTCGTCCATGGAGCGCAGCGTTTCGA
The bacterium genome window above contains:
- a CDS encoding methenyltetrahydromethanopterin cyclohydrolase; this encodes MDHAVAAALGLNERAAKIADAMAADADALRVAVSMLPCAARVIDCGIAVRGGLEAGRLMAEACMGGLGRVQLTAVEIDGLRLPGVHVHTDHPAVSCLASQYAGWAIRPEGYFAMGSGPLRAIARVEHELYERLGYGEPADGRGVLVLEGRTPPDDAVAAYVAEKSGVAVERLTFLIAPTASLAASVQVSARVVETALHKLLELGFDVRRVVSGSGTAPVAPVAKNDIRAIGRTNDCVLYGGVVHLTVDAEDDELAELVPRVPSSASPDYGTPFYETFERYGGDFYKVDPHLFSPAEVYITNLSSGRTFHAGRLDADVLRRSFLS
- a CDS encoding 30S ribosomal protein S6--L-glutamate ligase, with product MDVAILSARRGWHTAELERALCARGHRARVLPFDGLRARIGAAPRLSAGGVSLDDVDAVLVRIIPRGSLEQIIFRVDALHRLVRAGIPVLNPPSAIERTVDKYYTSSLLEEAGIPTPYTVVAERMDDALAAFRELGDVVVKPLFGSNGRGMVRISDEEIAYRVFRALELEGAIYYIQRAIPHEGRDIRAFVVGDRVVAAMWRCADHWCTNLARGARAEPATLPPAWEELSLRAARAVGAEIAGVDLLPTASGEVYVLEVNGIPGWRGLQQTTSTDIADAIVAHLERRASGS
- a CDS encoding triphosphoribosyl-dephospho-CoA synthetase, yielding MGFRSDIAVAAQIACLLEASAPKPGNVNRYHDFADTTFEDFLLSAAAVGPAMGRAGGVGVGRTILRAVRDTRRFVRTNTNLGIILLLAPLARAAAGAGGSLRSRLARVLAELDVEDARAAYAAIRLAQPAGLGRVQDQDVREEPTVSLREAMALAAPRDTIAREYVTDYAVTFETGVPALCRAREQGLDWAAAVTETYLSLLAAVPDTLIARKCGEEAAREVSREAARVLAAGEPDSVERREALARFDASLRREGNALNPGTTADLTAATLFVHFLEQSPGAARPTHGGPRWPRTESS
- a CDS encoding 6-pyruvoyl tetrahydrobiopterin synthase; translation: MAAYRVVVEKDYLVFAAGHFITYGDQCEGLHGHNYRARVEVEGELDENSYVFDFVTLKRIMRRLVDEIDHKMLLPLDNPFLELREANGEVEVRYRDRRYVFPRDDVVLLPIPNTTAEMLATYLAGRLKAELAQHGKGNLTALAVEVEESFGQSAWYREPLKP
- a CDS encoding hisA/hisF family protein, whose amino-acid sequence is MDVIPVLDLRGGCAVHADGGDRSRYPVVEGVLGSGTDPVGLATRFRDRLGCATVYVADLDAIAGLGHSHDVIAGIAATGLAVMVDAGIRTPGAAAALLDAGAARVVVGLETLRSMDELGAIVRAVGPERVTFSLDLRAGQPIAASPALVPSTPVALAAAAAAQGARQVIVLDLARVGQGLGPPLDLLRRLRAGLPDIALIAGGGVAGPADLDALAAIGCAAALVGTAIHRGRITRADIARLAARR